In a genomic window of candidate division WOR-3 bacterium:
- the speB gene encoding agmatinase yields the protein MALYFATATLTESQTVVLGVPYDRSSSFLPGCRLAPNQIRLATENIESYSPYFNKDVADLKIYDANDIILSYATIKDTFEQIQNAISDYLKNGKKILFLGGEHTITLPIISEFKKFYPDLNLIQFDAHTDMRDEYLGEKICHATVIRRIAEILPLTNIFQLGIRSLTGPAKNDNLFLFKVETYLDEIIKKIDKRPCYLTLDIDVLDCGIMPAVQTPEPGGISYHELFASIVKLSGLNVVGCDVVEYNPLADSNLAYASAVAEIARELIIMMDKSR from the coding sequence ATGGCATTGTATTTTGCAACAGCAACTTTAACTGAATCCCAAACGGTAGTGTTAGGTGTTCCCTATGACCGTTCCAGCTCATTTTTGCCAGGTTGTCGATTGGCACCAAATCAGATTCGTCTGGCAACAGAAAATATTGAATCCTATAGCCCTTATTTTAATAAGGATGTTGCCGATTTAAAAATCTATGATGCCAACGATATTATCTTATCCTATGCAACAATAAAAGATACTTTTGAGCAGATTCAGAATGCAATTTCGGATTATCTTAAAAATGGTAAAAAAATACTCTTTTTAGGTGGTGAACATACGATTACTTTACCCATTATTTCGGAATTCAAAAAATTCTACCCTGACCTTAATTTAATTCAGTTTGATGCTCATACTGATATGAGAGATGAATATTTAGGTGAGAAAATTTGTCACGCGACTGTAATCCGACGCATTGCGGAAATTTTGCCGTTAACAAATATTTTTCAACTAGGTATTCGTTCACTCACTGGACCAGCCAAGAATGACAATTTGTTTCTTTTTAAGGTCGAAACCTATCTTGACGAAATCATAAAGAAAATTGATAAAAGGCCGTGTTATTTAACTTTGGATATTGATGTCTTAGATTGTGGGATTATGCCAGCTGTGCAAACCCCTGAACCTGGAGGTATATCATATCACGAATTGTTCGCATCGATTGTAAAATTGAGCGGTCTAAATGTTGTCGGTTGTGATGTCGTTGAGTATAATCCGTTGGCTGATTCTAATTTGGCTTATGCTTCGGCGGTAGCAGAAATTGCTCGAGAATTGATTATAATGATGGATAAAAGCAGATAA
- the galE gene encoding UDP-glucose 4-epimerase GalE: MKQKHCKLVLVTGGAGYIGSVTSKLLLENNYRVVVIDNLSSGKITAIPQGAKFIKGDVGDINLLRKVFTKYKFDCVMHFASLISIADSIKNPEKYFKNNVVAGMNLLQEMVATGSCRRFVFSSSAAVYGAPKAIPINEETPSNPLNPYGQSKKIFELFLKEYTNSRIIDCIVLRFFNAAGAYITEDGIWGEDHRPETHLIPLLLKTALKQTKIIINGNDYPTPDGTCIRDYIHVYDVAKAHILAMDNMARGFAVYNVGTGIGYSNLEVLQMAQQVIGQKINYKIGKRRVGDCPILIADVEKIKKELRFKPEKSDLKTIIQDAWLFCQNQLKKYK; encoded by the coding sequence ATGAAGCAAAAGCACTGTAAACTTGTACTTGTGACTGGTGGTGCCGGATATATTGGCTCAGTCACAAGTAAATTGTTATTAGAAAATAACTATCGAGTTGTTGTTATTGATAATTTGTCGTCAGGTAAAATAACTGCAATTCCTCAAGGGGCTAAATTTATTAAAGGCGATGTTGGAGATATTAACTTATTACGGAAAGTCTTTACTAAATATAAGTTTGATTGCGTAATGCATTTTGCCTCTTTGATTTCAATTGCGGATTCAATAAAAAATCCAGAGAAGTATTTTAAGAATAACGTTGTGGCCGGAATGAATTTGTTACAAGAAATGGTGGCGACGGGTAGTTGCCGAAGATTTGTCTTTTCTTCTTCAGCCGCAGTATACGGTGCGCCGAAAGCGATTCCCATAAATGAAGAGACTCCATCAAATCCTTTGAATCCATACGGCCAGAGTAAAAAAATCTTTGAACTGTTCTTAAAAGAATACACTAATTCCAGAATAATAGATTGTATTGTTTTAAGATTTTTTAATGCGGCTGGTGCATATATTACAGAAGATGGTATTTGGGGTGAAGACCACAGGCCGGAAACGCATCTGATTCCACTATTGTTAAAAACAGCCCTGAAACAGACAAAGATTATTATTAATGGCAATGATTATCCGACACCTGACGGCACTTGTATCCGCGATTATATTCATGTTTATGATGTCGCAAAAGCACATATCTTAGCAATGGATAATATGGCGCGCGGATTTGCAGTCTATAATGTTGGAACAGGAATTGGTTATTCTAATCTTGAAGTATTACAAATGGCGCAACAGGTAATCGGTCAAAAGATTAATTATAAAATTGGTAAAAGACGAGTTGGTGATTGTCCCATATTAATTGCTGATGTTGAGAAGATAAAGAAGGAACTAAGATTTAAGCCGGAAAAATCGGATTTGAAAACAATTATTCAGGATGCCTGGCTTTTCTGTCAAAACCAACTCAAAAAATATAAATAG
- a CDS encoding replication-associated recombination protein A, translating into MNKSNSLHSDKSNIPLAERLRPKELSEIIGQEHLLEQNRPLRKIIEKGELHSMIFWGPPGSGKTTLARIIAHYTKAHFIEFSAVTSGIADIRRVIKEAEYQKQMFNKPTILFVDEIHRFNKAQQDAFLPHVESGKIILIGATTENPSFEVISPLLSRCRVYILHQLSPDNLKTILKRAINHPDGLKEYNPIVSDVILDYIVNLAQGDARVALMILDIAVQSTEPNEKNQRIITQETIEQVASRKILLYDKSGEEHYNLISALHKSLRDSDPDASLYWLARMLEAGEDPLYIARRLVRFATEDIGDANNLALVIANAAKDAVDFIGRPEGDLALAQAVVFLALAPKSNAIYKAYELAKKDALESLTEPVPLHLRNPVTPLMQQLGYGKGYKYAHNYPEAQVDQEHFPSSLKGRKYYYPPKSPKISNNKD; encoded by the coding sequence ATGAATAAATCCAATAGTCTGCACTCTGATAAATCAAATATTCCTCTTGCAGAAAGATTAAGACCTAAAGAATTAAGTGAAATTATTGGACAAGAGCATCTATTAGAACAAAATCGACCGCTTCGTAAAATCATTGAAAAGGGTGAATTACACTCAATGATATTTTGGGGACCACCGGGGTCAGGCAAGACGACTTTAGCCCGAATTATTGCTCATTATACTAAAGCCCATTTTATTGAATTTAGTGCGGTGACTTCGGGCATTGCAGATATTCGGCGAGTGATAAAAGAAGCCGAATACCAAAAGCAGATGTTTAATAAACCGACAATTCTTTTTGTGGATGAAATCCATCGCTTCAATAAAGCCCAACAGGATGCGTTTTTGCCTCATGTCGAATCTGGAAAGATAATTCTCATTGGAGCAACCACAGAAAATCCTTCATTTGAAGTCATCAGTCCTTTACTTTCCCGATGCCGAGTTTATATTTTACATCAATTGTCTCCAGATAATCTTAAAACAATTCTGAAGCGTGCGATAAATCATCCCGATGGATTAAAAGAATATAATCCGATTGTTTCGGACGTGATTTTAGATTATATTGTTAATCTGGCTCAGGGTGATGCTCGAGTTGCTTTAATGATATTGGATATTGCAGTTCAATCGACTGAACCTAATGAGAAAAATCAAAGAATTATTACCCAAGAGACAATTGAGCAGGTGGCTTCAAGAAAGATTCTATTATATGATAAGAGTGGCGAAGAACACTATAATCTAATTTCAGCACTTCATAAATCATTAAGAGATTCTGACCCAGATGCCTCATTATATTGGCTGGCGAGGATGCTCGAAGCCGGTGAAGACCCATTGTATATTGCCCGTAGGTTAGTCCGTTTTGCGACTGAAGATATTGGAGATGCCAATAATCTGGCATTAGTAATTGCCAATGCGGCAAAAGATGCGGTAGATTTTATTGGTCGTCCTGAAGGTGATTTAGCATTAGCACAAGCTGTAGTCTTTTTAGCCTTAGCACCAAAGAGTAATGCAATTTATAAAGCGTACGAATTAGCCAAAAAAGATGCCTTAGAAAGTCTTACGGAACCAGTGCCTTTACATTTAAGAAATCCCGTAACACCATTAATGCAGCAGCTTGGATATGGTAAAGGTTACAAATACGCTCATAATTATCCTGAAGCACAAGTTGACCAAGAACATTTTCCATCATCATTAAAAGGAAGAAAATATTATTATCCACCCAAAAGCCCAAAGATAAGTAATAACAAAGATTAA